From Terriglobales bacterium, one genomic window encodes:
- the glp gene encoding gephyrin-like molybdotransferase Glp, producing the protein MSSPVQPGRVLPFADARHAVERHARALQVSDTEALPLVNAAGRVLAEAITADRDLPPFPRATRDGFAVRSQDVAKVPARLRIVAEIKAGDSAGHAIAAGECAEIMTGAPAPPGADAVVMVEYTSRSGDMAELQRSAEPGQNIVPAGSEAKAGAELVAAGTRIRYPQVAVASAVGKSWLTVYKRPRVAVLSTGDEVVAIGRAPGPAQIRNSNSYSLSAQLEEAGAIPERLPIAPDVAARLRELIAEGLRTDLLLMTGGVSMGKYDLVEQVLAEFGAEFIFTGAEIQPGRPVVFGRAGKTYFFGLPGNPISTMVTFDLFVRPLLDALSGAPPAPLFFLQARLKSEVRTKTGLTRFLPALLTGEFEGAEVEAVHWQGSGDIAANARANCYLVVPPDREHLAAGEMVSILPR; encoded by the coding sequence ATGTCGTCTCCCGTCCAACCCGGCCGGGTGCTTCCCTTCGCCGACGCCCGTCATGCGGTGGAACGGCACGCCCGTGCCCTTCAAGTATCCGACACCGAGGCTTTGCCGCTGGTGAATGCGGCGGGCCGGGTATTGGCCGAGGCCATCACCGCCGATCGTGACCTGCCTCCCTTCCCCCGGGCCACGCGCGACGGCTTTGCCGTCCGCTCGCAGGATGTGGCCAAGGTCCCGGCGCGGCTCCGGATCGTGGCCGAGATCAAAGCCGGCGACAGTGCGGGCCACGCCATCGCCGCCGGCGAGTGCGCCGAGATCATGACCGGCGCCCCAGCCCCGCCCGGCGCCGATGCGGTGGTCATGGTGGAGTACACGTCCCGTTCCGGCGACATGGCGGAGCTCCAGCGGAGCGCCGAGCCGGGCCAGAACATCGTTCCCGCGGGCAGCGAAGCGAAGGCCGGAGCGGAGTTGGTTGCCGCGGGCACCCGCATCCGCTATCCGCAGGTTGCGGTGGCGTCGGCGGTGGGGAAATCTTGGCTGACCGTGTACAAGCGACCGCGGGTCGCCGTGCTTTCCACCGGGGATGAGGTCGTGGCCATCGGCCGGGCCCCCGGACCGGCACAGATCCGCAACTCCAATTCCTACTCACTCTCGGCACAACTGGAGGAAGCCGGGGCGATCCCGGAACGGCTGCCGATCGCGCCCGATGTGGCCGCCCGCCTGCGCGAACTCATCGCCGAAGGCCTGCGCACCGACCTGCTGCTGATGACCGGCGGCGTCTCCATGGGCAAGTACGACCTGGTGGAGCAGGTGCTGGCCGAGTTCGGCGCCGAGTTCATCTTTACCGGCGCGGAGATCCAGCCCGGACGGCCGGTGGTCTTCGGGCGCGCCGGCAAGACCTACTTCTTCGGGCTGCCGGGCAATCCGATCTCCACCATGGTGACCTTCGACCTGTTCGTCCGCCCGCTGCTTGACGCGCTGTCCGGGGCGCCCCCGGCTCCCCTGTTCTTCCTGCAGGCGAGGTTGAAGTCCGAGGTCAGGACCAAGACCGGCCTCACCCGCTTCCTGCCCGCCCTGCTCACTGGCGAGTTCGAGGGCGCGGAGGTGGAGGCGGTACACTGGCAGGGCTCGGGGGACATCGCGGCCAACGCCCGCGCCAACTGTTACCTTGTAGTGCCGCCCGACCGCGAGCACCTCGCTGCCGGCGAGATGGTCAGCATCCTTCCGCGATAG
- the xseA gene encoding exodeoxyribonuclease VII large subunit, with translation MDAEDQLGLSFEIARTRRIWAVRDLITAVRTTLEREYTDVWVEGEISNFKPADSGHLYFTLKDGDSQLRGVMFKSSARLLRFRLENGLQVIARGRITVYEARGELQLLAEYLEPKGAGALQVAFEQLKAKLQAEGLFDQERKRPIPALPRRIGVVTSPRGAAIQDILNILRRRHESVNILIFPAQVQGEAAPAEVAAGIEYFSRARNVDVIIVARGGGSVEDLAAFNDEGLARAIAASKLPVISAVGHETDFTIADFVADLRAPTPSAAAELVIQAKHDLEETVGSLHRRLGHAARYRLLLARQNLTELAQHGAMARMQELIARRQQRVDELVFALSERQRASLQRFRSRLDVAAARVRHFDLRRQLASLRRDIAARLAELGAAAQKHMLRYRVRLEKTTARLDELSPVKILDRGYALVFDAAGNLIKDAAQVKPGDDIRARVARGEIAAKVK, from the coding sequence GTGGACGCAGAGGACCAACTTGGGCTCAGCTTCGAGATCGCCAGGACGAGGCGCATCTGGGCGGTGCGCGACCTGATCACCGCGGTGCGCACCACCCTGGAGCGCGAGTACACCGACGTCTGGGTCGAGGGCGAGATCTCGAACTTCAAGCCTGCCGACTCCGGGCATCTCTACTTCACGCTGAAGGACGGCGACTCGCAACTCCGCGGGGTGATGTTCAAGTCGTCGGCGCGGCTGCTGCGCTTCCGGTTGGAGAACGGCCTGCAAGTGATCGCGCGCGGGCGCATCACGGTGTACGAAGCGCGCGGCGAGCTGCAATTGCTGGCTGAATACCTGGAGCCCAAGGGCGCCGGCGCCCTCCAGGTGGCCTTCGAGCAACTGAAGGCCAAGCTCCAAGCGGAAGGTTTGTTCGACCAGGAGCGCAAGCGTCCCATCCCGGCGCTGCCCCGGCGGATCGGCGTGGTGACCTCGCCGCGCGGTGCGGCCATCCAGGACATCCTCAACATCCTCCGCCGGCGCCACGAGTCGGTGAACATCCTCATCTTTCCGGCGCAGGTGCAGGGCGAGGCCGCGCCCGCCGAGGTCGCCGCCGGCATCGAGTACTTCAGCCGCGCCAGGAATGTGGATGTGATCATCGTGGCCCGGGGTGGCGGCTCGGTGGAGGACTTGGCCGCTTTCAACGACGAAGGGCTGGCCCGGGCCATCGCCGCCTCCAAGCTTCCGGTCATCTCCGCCGTGGGCCACGAGACCGACTTCACCATCGCCGACTTCGTCGCCGACCTGCGCGCGCCCACTCCCTCGGCGGCCGCCGAACTGGTCATCCAGGCCAAGCACGACCTCGAGGAAACCGTCGGCTCGCTGCATCGCCGGCTCGGGCATGCCGCGCGCTACCGGCTGCTGCTGGCGCGCCAGAATCTGACGGAGCTGGCGCAGCACGGAGCGATGGCGCGCATGCAGGAGCTGATCGCGCGCCGGCAGCAGCGGGTGGATGAGCTGGTGTTCGCCCTCAGCGAACGGCAGCGTGCGTCGCTGCAGCGGTTCCGCTCCCGGCTGGACGTGGCCGCCGCCCGTGTCCGCCACTTCGACCTGCGCCGGCAACTGGCGTCGCTGCGCCGCGATATTGCCGCCCGCCTGGCGGAACTAGGGGCAGCCGCCCAGAAGCACATGCTCCGCTACCGCGTGCGGCTGGAAAAGACCACGGCACGGCTGGACGAGCTCTCCCCGGTGAAGATCCTCGACCGCGGCTACGCCCTGGTCTTTGACGCCGCCGGCAACCTGATCAAGGACGCCGCCCAGGTGAAGCCGGGCGACGACATCCGCGCCCGCGTGGCCCGCGGCGAGATCGCGGCCAAGGTCAAGTAG
- the queC gene encoding 7-cyano-7-deazaguanine synthase QueC has product MTIGERRRAVVLMSGGMDSCVCGALAARDYDAAAVHVSYGQRTEARERQAFEGVCDRLGIRDRLLVRNEALRAIGGSALTDARIAVPEAGTQAGRNIPVTYVPFRNAHLLAVAVSWAEVLAADKVFIGAVEQDSSGYPDCRPEFYRAYNEVVRAGTREGKIYIVAPLIGMRKSQIVRLGVELQAPFDLTWSCYSREDAACGVCDSCVLRLRAFEAAGVPDPIAYAPGRTSTTHS; this is encoded by the coding sequence ATGACAATCGGCGAGCGGCGACGGGCCGTGGTCTTGATGAGCGGAGGCATGGACTCCTGCGTCTGTGGCGCCCTGGCCGCGCGCGATTACGATGCCGCCGCGGTGCACGTCAGCTACGGCCAGCGGACCGAAGCCCGGGAGCGGCAAGCGTTCGAGGGCGTCTGCGACCGGCTCGGCATCCGCGACCGGCTGCTGGTGCGCAATGAAGCCCTGCGGGCCATCGGAGGATCGGCACTGACAGACGCGAGGATCGCCGTGCCCGAGGCCGGGACCCAGGCCGGGCGCAACATCCCGGTCACCTATGTCCCGTTCCGCAACGCCCACCTGCTGGCGGTGGCGGTGAGCTGGGCAGAAGTGTTGGCCGCCGACAAGGTGTTCATCGGCGCCGTGGAGCAGGACAGCTCCGGATACCCGGATTGCCGGCCGGAGTTCTACCGCGCGTACAACGAAGTGGTGCGCGCCGGGACCCGGGAGGGGAAGATCTACATCGTGGCCCCGCTGATCGGCATGCGCAAATCGCAGATCGTGCGGCTCGGTGTGGAACTGCAAGCTCCGTTCGATTTAACATGGAGTTGCTATAGCCGCGAGGACGCCGCTTGCGGGGTCTGTGACAGTTGCGTGTTGCGCTTGCGGGCTTTCGAGGCCGCGGGCGTCCCGGATCCCATCGCGTACGCCCCCGGCCGCACTTCTACGACGCATTCATAG
- a CDS encoding ATP-dependent DNA helicase — translation MSASPQPATSTQSSLYAFFGPGGVLSRTHPAYEFRRGQLQMAEAVEQALADKRHLIVEAGTGTGKTLAYLLPVLRSGKRVIISTGTKTLQEQLFYKDVPFLERALFPNGEGKLNVCYMKGRNNYLCRQKVYDLKTAPILNGLDEVEHFRIIEEWEKTTENGDRAELGQIPESSLLWHKLDARIEACTSQKCPQWERCFITEMRRRAWESDIVIINHHLFFADLAIKQAAEGGDGGVLPDFAAVIFDEAHELEDVASSYFGVSVSDLRFGELVRDLERTLRPKGVLSTTLQGAAASLRERAQFFFALIPAGEGRFAFENRREFLEENGEEYLGLMNAITRLATGLQAIKEKPEEVHTFIRRCEELKMQLGFVMEEENRNTVFWIERRGEKRRGRSHVFLQATPIDVSGILKQTLFENVETAVLTSATLAVSGGYEYIRQRLGVQHARELVVPSHFDYANQAILYVPPNLPDPRTPEFTYRAAETIRRLLEITQGRAFCLFTSYNQMHEIFNRLEGELEYPMLLQGTAPKNALLEEFRLTPNAVLFATASFWQGVDVQGEQLSCVIIDRLPFAVPSDPVVAARVRAIDEDGGNAFFQYQVPSAVITLKQGFGRLIRSLHDRGLLCLLDNRILKKQYGRVFLESLPPYRQTTDVADVERFFGVR, via the coding sequence GTGTCCGCCTCGCCGCAGCCCGCGACTTCGACCCAAAGCTCGCTCTACGCCTTCTTCGGCCCGGGCGGGGTGCTGTCGCGCACCCATCCGGCATACGAGTTCCGGCGCGGGCAGCTGCAGATGGCGGAAGCGGTCGAGCAGGCGCTGGCCGACAAGCGTCACTTGATCGTCGAGGCCGGCACCGGGACCGGTAAGACCCTGGCTTACCTGCTGCCGGTGCTGCGCTCGGGCAAGCGCGTCATCATCTCCACCGGCACCAAGACCCTGCAAGAGCAGCTCTTCTACAAGGACGTTCCTTTCCTCGAGCGCGCGCTGTTCCCCAACGGCGAGGGCAAGCTCAACGTCTGCTACATGAAGGGGCGCAACAACTATCTCTGCCGGCAGAAGGTCTATGACCTCAAGACCGCTCCCATCCTGAACGGGCTCGACGAGGTGGAGCACTTCCGCATTATCGAGGAGTGGGAGAAGACCACCGAGAACGGCGACCGCGCCGAACTCGGCCAGATCCCCGAGTCGAGCCTGCTTTGGCACAAACTGGACGCGCGCATCGAGGCCTGCACCAGCCAGAAGTGCCCGCAATGGGAGCGCTGCTTCATCACTGAGATGCGGCGGCGGGCGTGGGAGTCGGACATCGTCATCATCAACCACCACCTCTTCTTCGCCGACCTCGCCATCAAACAGGCCGCGGAGGGCGGCGATGGGGGCGTGCTGCCGGATTTTGCCGCCGTCATCTTCGACGAAGCCCATGAGCTGGAGGACGTGGCCTCGAGCTACTTCGGGGTGAGCGTCTCCGACCTGCGCTTCGGCGAGCTGGTGCGCGACCTGGAGCGCACGCTGCGCCCCAAGGGCGTGCTCAGCACCACCTTGCAGGGCGCGGCAGCAAGCCTGCGGGAGCGGGCGCAGTTCTTCTTCGCCCTGATCCCCGCGGGCGAGGGCCGCTTCGCCTTCGAGAACCGCCGCGAATTCTTGGAAGAGAATGGCGAAGAGTATCTCGGGCTGATGAACGCCATCACCCGGCTCGCAACCGGACTGCAAGCCATCAAGGAGAAACCTGAAGAGGTTCACACCTTCATCCGTCGCTGCGAGGAATTGAAGATGCAGCTCGGCTTTGTGATGGAGGAGGAGAACCGCAACACCGTCTTCTGGATCGAGCGCCGGGGCGAGAAGCGGCGCGGGCGTTCGCATGTCTTCCTGCAGGCCACGCCGATCGACGTGTCCGGGATCCTGAAGCAGACGCTGTTCGAGAATGTCGAGACCGCGGTGCTGACTTCGGCGACGCTGGCGGTCTCCGGCGGCTACGAGTACATCCGCCAGCGGCTCGGAGTGCAGCACGCCCGCGAGCTGGTGGTGCCGTCGCACTTCGACTACGCCAACCAGGCGATCCTGTACGTACCACCCAACCTCCCCGATCCGCGCACGCCCGAGTTCACCTACCGCGCCGCCGAGACCATTCGGCGGCTGCTGGAGATCACGCAGGGGCGCGCCTTTTGCCTGTTCACCAGCTACAACCAGATGCACGAGATCTTCAACCGGCTGGAGGGCGAGCTCGAGTACCCGATGCTGCTGCAAGGCACCGCGCCCAAGAACGCGCTGCTGGAGGAGTTCCGCCTGACGCCCAATGCGGTGCTGTTCGCGACCGCGTCGTTCTGGCAGGGCGTGGACGTGCAGGGCGAGCAGCTCAGTTGCGTCATCATCGACCGCCTGCCCTTCGCCGTGCCGTCTGACCCGGTGGTCGCGGCGCGGGTGCGGGCCATCGACGAGGACGGCGGCAACGCCTTCTTCCAGTACCAGGTGCCGTCCGCGGTCATCACCCTGAAGCAGGGTTTTGGCCGGCTGATCCGCTCGCTGCACGACCGCGGCCTGCTCTGCCTGCTCGACAACCGCATCCTGAAGAAGCAGTACGGGCGGGTATTCTTGGAGAGCCTGCCGCCCTACCGGCAGACGACGGATGTCGCCGACGTGGAGCGCTTCTTCGGGGTTCGGTGA
- the queD gene encoding 6-carboxytetrahydropterin synthase QueD, with protein sequence MFQVTVEDTFAAGHFLRNYKGKCENPHGHNYKVRVTLEGQDLDKAGLLLDFKDLKDVMKHVIERLDHQMINDIEPFTVLNPSAENLAKYFYDETNARLKVTTNGRVRVRDVTVFETDTTTATYFE encoded by the coding sequence ATGTTCCAAGTCACCGTCGAAGACACGTTCGCCGCCGGCCACTTCCTGCGCAATTACAAGGGGAAGTGCGAGAACCCGCACGGCCACAACTACAAGGTGCGCGTCACCCTGGAGGGCCAGGACCTGGACAAGGCCGGCCTGTTGCTCGACTTCAAGGACCTGAAGGACGTGATGAAGCACGTCATCGAGCGGCTCGACCACCAGATGATCAACGACATCGAGCCCTTCACCGTCCTGAATCCCTCGGCCGAGAACCTGGCGAAATACTTCTACGACGAGACCAACGCCAGGCTGAAGGTGACCACCAACGGGCGGGTGCGCGTGCGCGACGTAACCGTCTTCGAGACGGACACGACCACGGCAACGTATTTTGAGTAG
- a CDS encoding tetratricopeptide repeat protein, whose amino-acid sequence MTKRMLIALLAAAVSLSAVSALAQANSGEVKGKVIDDKGKPLASGTIRMTGPDGKKIEVHVKDGEWVKTGLPVGRYKVELVVARELRWQGEGDVLAGQTVQMNIDLAAGAAMSKLSPEEQKKIQQAEEEKRKKVEAERSKIKNLNAMLAQGKEMVDAGNFDGAIGIYQDAVKADPSRDLLWANLGGAYMGKAKKTTDSAEKKQVAQQGADALKKAVEIKPSDAAYHNNLAQAYNLQGDLESAIKEYQQAAQIDPLNAGQYYFNLGAVYTNAGKVDEALAAFEKTIAADPNNAPAYYWKGVNLLAKATIDPKTNKMLTPPGTAEAFNKYLELAPDGQLAQPAKDMLTSIGASVETSYKKTGTKKK is encoded by the coding sequence ATGACAAAACGTATGTTGATTGCGCTGCTCGCTGCCGCCGTCTCGCTCAGCGCGGTCTCGGCGCTGGCCCAGGCAAACTCCGGAGAGGTGAAGGGAAAAGTGATAGACGATAAGGGCAAACCCCTCGCCTCCGGCACGATCCGCATGACCGGCCCCGATGGGAAGAAGATCGAAGTCCACGTCAAGGACGGCGAGTGGGTGAAGACCGGGCTTCCCGTGGGCAGATACAAGGTCGAGCTGGTGGTCGCTCGCGAGCTGCGCTGGCAGGGCGAAGGTGACGTGCTGGCCGGACAGACCGTCCAGATGAATATTGACCTCGCCGCCGGCGCTGCGATGTCCAAACTGAGCCCGGAGGAGCAGAAGAAGATCCAGCAGGCGGAGGAGGAGAAGAGGAAGAAGGTCGAGGCGGAGCGGTCCAAGATCAAGAACCTGAATGCCATGCTGGCGCAAGGCAAGGAGATGGTGGATGCCGGCAACTTCGACGGCGCCATCGGGATCTATCAGGACGCCGTGAAGGCCGATCCCTCCCGCGACCTGCTTTGGGCGAACCTGGGCGGGGCCTACATGGGTAAGGCGAAGAAGACCACCGACAGCGCCGAGAAGAAACAAGTCGCTCAGCAAGGCGCCGATGCGCTGAAGAAGGCAGTCGAGATCAAGCCTTCCGACGCCGCCTACCACAACAATCTCGCTCAGGCCTACAACCTGCAGGGCGATCTTGAAAGCGCCATCAAGGAGTACCAGCAGGCGGCGCAAATCGACCCCCTCAATGCCGGCCAGTACTACTTCAACCTCGGGGCGGTGTACACGAATGCGGGCAAGGTGGACGAGGCCCTTGCGGCGTTCGAGAAGACCATCGCTGCCGACCCGAACAACGCCCCGGCCTATTACTGGAAGGGCGTCAATCTGCTGGCCAAGGCCACCATCGACCCCAAGACCAACAAGATGTTGACGCCTCCGGGAACGGCCGAAGCCTTCAATAAGTATCTGGAGCTGGCGCCGGACGGCCAGCTGGCGCAGCCGGCGAAAGACATGCTCACGTCCATTGGGGCTTCGGTGGAAACCAGCTACAAGAAGACGGGCACTAAGAAGAAGTGA
- a CDS encoding radical SAM protein, giving the protein MQITEIYKSIQGESSFAGMPCVFVRLTICNLRCTWCDSEFTFTGGKKMTAEEVEAEVRRLAPAGGLVEITGGEPMLQDKEVVPFMQRLLDLGYKVLLETSGERPLAEVPASVVKIMDVKCPGSGEGASFRMDNLDALMPRDEVKFVIADRRDYEFARDFVDKHGLTGRVGNVIFSPAFKKDAAGARDAAQCMLDPRELAGWILADDLDVRLGLQMHKFIWQPETRGV; this is encoded by the coding sequence ATGCAGATCACCGAGATCTACAAGTCGATCCAGGGCGAATCCAGCTTCGCGGGGATGCCGTGCGTGTTCGTCCGGCTCACCATCTGCAACCTGCGCTGCACCTGGTGCGACTCCGAGTTCACCTTCACCGGCGGCAAGAAGATGACGGCGGAAGAGGTCGAGGCCGAGGTGCGGAGACTCGCGCCCGCGGGCGGGCTGGTCGAGATCACCGGCGGCGAACCCATGCTGCAGGACAAGGAAGTGGTTCCGTTCATGCAGCGCCTGCTCGATCTCGGCTACAAGGTGCTGCTGGAGACCAGCGGCGAGCGGCCGCTGGCCGAGGTCCCCGCCAGCGTCGTCAAGATCATGGACGTGAAGTGCCCCGGCTCGGGGGAGGGCGCTTCCTTCCGCATGGACAACCTGGACGCGCTCATGCCGCGCGACGAGGTGAAGTTCGTCATCGCCGACCGGCGCGATTATGAGTTCGCCCGCGACTTCGTGGACAAGCACGGGCTTACCGGGCGGGTCGGCAACGTCATCTTCTCTCCCGCGTTCAAGAAGGATGCTGCCGGGGCGCGGGATGCCGCGCAATGCATGCTCGATCCCCGGGAGCTCGCGGGCTGGATCCTGGCGGACGACCTCGATGTCCGGCTCGGACTGCAGATGCACAAGTTCATCTGGCAGCCGGAAACCCGCGGAGTCTAG
- the cdaA gene encoding diadenylate cyclase CdaA, translated as MTTHIWGRTIEVSALSVLDIVIVALLIYELLVLIKGTRASQMLVGVGVLIIAYYLARFGELRTLNWLISNTLPYAIFALIVVFQAEIRQALAKMGRKLTFATGTTRGGSSSYEDVVLAASLFAQNQTGALIVIERDIGLRGYIESGVPLDARLTYDLLATLFRPSAPLHDGAVIIQKDRVAAAACFLPLSMNPVLSTQLGTRHRAGIGITEETDAVAVVVSEETGSISLALAGHIERDITVEYLRERLSELLQAYVPAAALPTPIVSASELAEANGTARPHPSRPEGER; from the coding sequence TTGACCACGCACATCTGGGGGCGGACGATAGAAGTGTCGGCGCTGTCGGTGCTCGACATCGTCATCGTCGCGCTGCTGATCTACGAACTCCTGGTGCTCATCAAGGGCACCCGGGCTTCCCAGATGCTGGTCGGGGTCGGCGTTCTGATCATCGCCTACTACCTGGCGCGGTTCGGCGAGCTGCGCACCCTGAACTGGCTGATCTCCAACACCCTGCCCTACGCCATCTTCGCCCTGATCGTGGTGTTCCAGGCGGAGATCCGCCAGGCGCTGGCCAAGATGGGCCGCAAGCTCACCTTCGCCACCGGCACCACCCGCGGGGGCAGCAGTTCCTACGAGGACGTGGTGCTGGCCGCCAGCCTCTTCGCCCAGAACCAGACCGGGGCGCTGATCGTCATCGAGCGCGACATCGGGCTGCGTGGCTACATCGAGAGCGGCGTGCCGCTGGACGCCCGGCTCACCTACGATCTGCTGGCCACCCTCTTCCGTCCCAGCGCGCCTCTGCACGACGGCGCCGTCATCATCCAGAAAGACCGGGTCGCGGCCGCCGCCTGTTTCCTGCCGCTCTCCATGAACCCCGTGCTCTCGACCCAGCTGGGCACAAGGCATCGGGCCGGCATCGGCATCACCGAGGAGACCGATGCGGTGGCGGTGGTCGTCTCCGAGGAAACCGGCTCCATCAGCCTGGCGTTGGCCGGTCACATCGAACGCGACATCACGGTCGAATACCTGCGCGAGCGGCTCAGCGAGCTATTGCAGGCCTATGTGCCCGCCGCCGCGCTGCCCACGCCCATCGTCAGCGCCAGTGAGTTGGCAGAGGCGAACGGGACGGCGCGGCCTCATCCCTCGCGCCCGGAGGGCGAACGGTGA
- a CDS encoding CdaR family protein, with translation MIGWFQRWVLHNISLKLIALLSAVLLWTAVSREPVIEVGFNVPVEFHQVPEDLEITTEVVPQAQVRLRGPSRRLRELTAADLHVVVDLGSIRPGERTFDLTATQVRVPFGVEVMQIVPAHIRLTFDRRSSRMVPVHPRVTGSFPTGFGVVNIKAEPAEIAIIGPERRVAGVDAALTDPIDATGVVGSASFTTNAYVADPLVREVRPIPIRVTVVTARTR, from the coding sequence GTGATCGGCTGGTTCCAGCGCTGGGTGCTGCACAACATCTCGCTCAAGCTGATCGCCCTGCTCAGCGCCGTGCTGCTTTGGACAGCGGTGTCGCGGGAGCCGGTCATCGAGGTCGGCTTCAACGTACCTGTCGAATTCCATCAGGTGCCGGAGGACCTGGAGATCACCACCGAAGTCGTGCCCCAGGCGCAGGTGCGCTTGCGGGGCCCTTCACGGCGGCTGCGCGAATTGACCGCGGCTGACCTGCACGTCGTGGTGGACCTGGGCAGCATCCGCCCCGGTGAGCGCACTTTCGATCTCACCGCCACCCAAGTCCGGGTTCCCTTCGGGGTGGAGGTGATGCAGATCGTCCCTGCTCACATCCGCCTGACTTTTGACCGGCGCAGCAGCCGGATGGTGCCGGTGCATCCCCGGGTCACGGGCAGCTTCCCCACCGGCTTCGGGGTCGTGAACATCAAGGCCGAGCCGGCCGAAATCGCGATCATCGGCCCGGAACGGCGGGTGGCCGGGGTGGACGCCGCCCTCACCGACCCCATCGATGCCACCGGAGTGGTGGGCAGCGCCAGCTTCACCACCAACGCCTACGTGGCCGATCCGCTGGTGCGCGAGGTGCGCCCGATTCCTATCCGCGTCACCGTGGTGACTGCGAGAACGCGATGA